From Hippoglossus stenolepis isolate QCI-W04-F060 chromosome 4, HSTE1.2, whole genome shotgun sequence, a single genomic window includes:
- the jam3a gene encoding junctional adhesion molecule 3B gives MAIARLVACFVLYASLGQIPSSAGVTLRTTDKIVWANEFEPIELTCLIESISTNNPRIEWKKIKNGVPSYVYFQNKISGDLEQRAQLREPANILIFNSTRSDTAEYRCEVAAIDDQRDFDEILISLAVRVKPVVPRCSVPDAVTVGTSTELRCLENEGFPAPQYRWFHNNEELPQDPKNSPKLLNSSYSINPDTGGLKFRRVRKEDAGEYYCQAKNDAGHAQCPVQIMEVYDVDILGIFLKCFGAVILFFCLAASLCHYLRRGCFHKKGHNENNYNWPAQTDGVDYGDADEGHFRHKSSFII, from the exons GCCAAATTCCATCATCAGCCGGGGTAACCCTTCGAACCACCGACAAGATTGTGTGGGCAAATGAGTTTGAGC CCATTGAGTTGACCTGTTTAATAGAGTCCATCTCAACAAACAACCCAAGGATTGAATGGAAAAAGATTAAAAACGGTGTCCCCAGTTATGTGTACTTCCAAAACAAGATATCAG GGGACTTGGAGCAGAGAGCTCAGCTCAGAGAACCAGCCAACATTCTGATCTTCAACTCCACTCGCTCTGACACGGCAGAGTACCGCTGCGAGGTGGCCGCCATCGACGATCAGAGGGACTTTGATGAGATACTTATAAGTCTTGCAGTGAGAG TGAAACCTGTTGTTCCACGGTGCAGCGTGCCAGACGCGGTCACAGTGGGAACATCAACGGAGCTGCGCTGTCTGGAGAACGAGGGCTTCCCTGCTCCTCAGTACCGCTGGTTCCACAACAATGAGGAGCTTCCTCAGGATCCCAAAAACAGCCCCAAGCTGCTCAACTCCTCATACAGCATCAACCCCGACACTGGAGGCCTG aaaTTTCGAAGGGTGAGGAAGGAGGACGCAGGAGAGTACTACTGCCAGGCGAAGAACGACGCAGGACATGCACAGTGTCCCGTGCAAATAATGGAAGTCT ATGATGTCGACATCCTCGGGATTTTCCTCAAGTGCTTCGGAGCAGTGATTCTATTCTTCTGTTTGGCTGCTTCCCTTTGTCATTACCTTAGACGTGGATGCTTCCACAAAAAAGGTCACAATGAAAATAA CTACAACTGGCCAGCACAGACTGATGGTGTTGACTATGGTGACGCAGATGAG GGCCATTTCCGCCACAAGAGTTCATTCATCATTTGA